In Bradyrhizobium lablabi, one DNA window encodes the following:
- a CDS encoding gamma-glutamyltransferase family protein codes for MSNINPDPFTTRPEIEGTFGVVTSTHWIATAVGMATLEKGGNAFDAGVATAFTLQVVEPHLNGPGGDVPIIVHDVKRGRTEVICGQGPAPAGATIAHYRSEGLEMVPGTGLLAACVPGTFESWMLLLRDYGTLRLRDVLEPAIAYARDGYPLVERASATIATVEQMFRKHWKTSAAVYLPNNEVPKPGTLFTNKTLSETYARILTEAESAGADRTAQIERARKAWSRGFVAEAIDNFCRTQEVMDVSGSPHRGVLRADDMARWQPSVEAPLTYDYGRYTVCKAGVWSQGPVMLQQLALLKGFELDGLDPTGPEFIHLQIECAKLAFADREKFYGDPNFNEIPITTLLSDAYNDERRKLISEKASLDFIPGSVEGFGSVVKLRRAEGHREAVGAMGAGEPTVGRFGEVRGDTVHFDIIDQAGNMISATPSGGWLQSSPVIPELGFCLGSRAQMFWLEENHPAALAPGKRPRTTLSPTMALRDGEPYLAWGSPGGDQQDQWTTQFFLRHVHAKLNLQEAIDAPAWHSEHFPISFWPRTARPGVLVVENRVPKATIDNLKTRGHIVETGPDWSEGRLTAASKVGRRRRAAANPRGMQGYAAGR; via the coding sequence ATGAGCAACATCAATCCCGATCCGTTCACCACCCGGCCCGAAATCGAGGGCACCTTTGGGGTCGTGACGTCCACCCACTGGATCGCCACCGCGGTCGGGATGGCCACGCTCGAAAAGGGCGGCAATGCCTTCGATGCTGGGGTCGCGACCGCGTTCACGCTGCAGGTGGTCGAGCCGCATCTCAACGGCCCTGGCGGCGACGTGCCGATCATCGTGCATGACGTCAAGCGCGGCCGCACCGAGGTGATTTGCGGCCAGGGTCCGGCGCCGGCGGGCGCGACCATTGCGCATTACCGCAGCGAGGGCCTGGAGATGGTGCCCGGCACCGGGCTGCTCGCCGCCTGCGTTCCCGGCACTTTCGAATCCTGGATGCTGCTGCTGCGCGACTACGGCACGCTTCGCCTGCGCGACGTGCTCGAGCCTGCGATCGCCTATGCCCGCGACGGTTACCCGCTGGTGGAGCGCGCTTCCGCCACCATTGCGACCGTCGAGCAGATGTTCCGGAAGCACTGGAAGACCTCGGCCGCGGTCTATCTGCCGAACAATGAAGTGCCCAAACCCGGCACGCTCTTCACCAACAAGACGCTGTCGGAAACCTATGCCCGCATCCTGACCGAAGCCGAAAGCGCCGGCGCCGACCGCACAGCCCAGATCGAACGCGCGCGCAAAGCCTGGTCGCGCGGCTTTGTCGCGGAGGCGATCGACAATTTCTGCCGCACCCAGGAAGTCATGGATGTCAGCGGCTCACCACATCGCGGCGTGTTGCGCGCCGACGACATGGCGCGTTGGCAGCCAAGTGTCGAAGCCCCGCTGACTTACGATTATGGCCGCTACACCGTCTGCAAGGCCGGGGTCTGGAGCCAGGGCCCGGTGATGCTGCAGCAGCTCGCGCTGTTGAAGGGATTCGAGCTCGACGGGCTCGATCCGACAGGTCCGGAATTCATCCATCTGCAGATCGAATGCGCCAAGCTCGCCTTCGCCGACCGCGAAAAATTTTATGGCGATCCGAATTTTAACGAAATCCCGATCACGACGCTGTTGTCGGATGCCTATAATGACGAGCGCCGCAAGCTGATTTCAGAAAAGGCCTCGCTCGACTTCATCCCCGGCTCCGTCGAAGGCTTTGGTTCAGTCGTAAAACTGCGCCGCGCGGAGGGCCATCGCGAGGCGGTCGGCGCCATGGGCGCCGGCGAGCCGACGGTCGGCCGCTTCGGCGAGGTGCGCGGCGACACCGTGCATTTCGACATCATCGACCAGGCCGGCAACATGATCTCGGCGACGCCGTCGGGCGGCTGGCTGCAATCCTCACCGGTTATTCCGGAACTCGGCTTCTGCCTCGGCAGCCGCGCGCAGATGTTCTGGCTCGAGGAAAATCACCCTGCGGCTTTGGCGCCGGGAAAACGCCCCCGCACCACGCTCTCGCCGACCATGGCGCTGCGCGACGGCGAACCGTATCTGGCCTGGGGTTCGCCCGGCGGCGATCAGCAGGATCAATGGACCACGCAATTCTTTTTGCGGCACGTTCACGCCAAGCTCAATCTGCAGGAAGCGATCGACGCGCCGGCGTGGCATTCCGAGCATTTCCCGATCTCGTTCTGGCCGCGCACCGCGCGCCCCGGCGTGCTCGTGGTCGAGAACCGCGTCCCGAAGGCCACGATCGATAACTTAAAGACCCGCGGCCATATCGTGGAGACCGGCCCCGACTGGTCGGAAGGCCGCCTCACCGCCGCCTCCAAAGTCGGCCGCCGCCGCCGTGCCGCCGCCAATCCCCGGGGCATGCAGGGCTACGCGGCCGGACGGTGA